A single window of Channa argus isolate prfri chromosome 10, Channa argus male v1.0, whole genome shotgun sequence DNA harbors:
- the LOC137134185 gene encoding endothelin receptor type B-like, translating to MRVLVALLCLLIVVEVGAYRVIRNSQGEPEASESSKSNASIMFPPPQPSRPRGSLPPMCIKPTEIKYAFKYVNTIVSCLIFVVGIIGNSTLLRIIYKNKCMRNGPNVLIGSLALGDLLYIIIAIPINVFKLIAEDWPFGVYVCKLMPFIQKASVGITVLSLCALSIDRYHAVTSWSRVKGMGIPLWKAVEVTLIWLVAVLLAVPEALAFDMLELPYRGNKLRVCLLHPEQTTSFMKFYQDVKDWWLFGFYFCLPLACTGIFYTLMSCEMLSRKKGMRIALNDHMKQRREVAKTVFCLVLIFALCWLPLHLSRILKKTIYDQNDPNRCELLSFLLVMDYIGINMASLNSCINPIALYFVSQKFKNCFQSCLCCWCYRTSPLDERGSGGLWKGSCHGNGLDRSSSRSSQKYTSSS from the exons ATGAGGGTTCTCGTCGCTTTGCTGTGTCTTCTAATAGTTGTGGAGGTTGGAGCCTATCGAGTCATCCGTAACTCCCAGGGGGAGCCTGAAGCTTCAGAATCCTCCAAGAGCAATGCCTCCATCATGTTTCCACCCCCGCAGCCGAGCCGACCACGGGGATCCTTACCCCCCATGTGCATAAAGCCCACAGAGATCAAGTATGCTTTCAAGTATGTGAACACCATCGTGTCATGCCTGATTTTTGTCGTGGGGATCATCGGCAATTCAACGCTGCTCAGGATTATATATAAGAACAAGTGTATGAGGAATGGGCCAAATGTCCTGATTGGCAGCCTGGCACTGGGGGACCTGCTTTATATTATCATCGCCATTCCCATCAACGTCTTCAAG CTAATAGCTGAGGACTGGCCGTTCGGTGTGTATGTCTGTAAGCTGATGCCCTTTATCCAGAAAGCTTCAGTGGGAATCACCGTCCTCAGCCTGTGTGCCCTCAGTATTGACCG CTACCATGCAGTGACGTCATGGAGCAGGGTAAAGGGGATGGGGATTCCTCTGTGGAAAGCAGTGGAAGTGACTCTGATCTGGCTGGTTGCTGTGCTGCTGGCAGTTCCTGAAGCACTGGCATTTGACATGTTGGAGTTGCCATACAGAGGCAACAAGCTGCGTGTCTGCCTGCTTCATCCAGAACAGACCACCAGCTTTATGAAG ttCTACCAGGATGTGAAAGACTGGTGGCTGTTTGGCTTCTATTTCTGCCTCCCTTTGGCCTGCACAGGAATCTTCTACACACTCATGTCCTGTGAAATGCTTAGCCGCAAAAAAGGCATGCGCATTGCACTCAACGACCACATGAAACAG CGGCGGGAAGTAGCAAAGACAGTGTTCTGCCTCGTGTTGATTTTCGCCCTGTGCTGGCTGCCCCTTCATCTCAGCCGCATTCTGAAGAAAACAATCTACGACCAAAATGACCCCAACCGCTGTGAACTGCTGAG CTTCCTGTTAGTAATGGATTACATCGGCATCAACATGGCTTCCCTAAACTCCTGCATTAATCCGATTGCTCTCTACTTTGTCAGCCAGAAGTTTAAAAACTGCTTCCAG TCTTGCCTCTGCTGCTGGTGCTATAGAACGTCCCCCCTGGATGAACGAGGTTCAGGAGGACTTTGGAAAGGCTCTTGCCACGGGAATGGTCTAGACCGCTCCAGCTCCCGCTCCAGTCAGAAATACACAAGCTCTTCATGA